From one Solanum stenotomum isolate F172 chromosome 12, ASM1918654v1, whole genome shotgun sequence genomic stretch:
- the LOC125848970 gene encoding SH3 domain-containing protein 3, whose protein sequence is MDALRKQASKLREQVAKQQQAVIKQFSATGYESSDVMVIDEMEMQLHHQLDKLYKSTREKRDFQKEIVKAAETFTAIGYKHIETGTKLSEDCCKYGVENPNDEVLAKAASIYGDARKHAEKEVEDLNKLLFSQVLEPLRAMVAGSPLEDARHLAQRYSKMRQEAEIQAAEVSRRQARVREAPIPENVAKVHAAETKMQELKANMTILGKEAAAALAAVESQQERLTFQRLVAMVEAEKLYHERVAVILGNIEAEIVSEKQRKEAAPPVATLAVNPPAHIPEKTKYFLAEAIHSFEAESEKELSLSVGDYVVVRKVTQSGWSEGECQGRAGWFPSEYVEKRQRVPTSNGATEVY, encoded by the exons ATGGATGCTTTGAGGAAGCAAGCTAGTAAGCTCAGAGAACAAGTCGCTAAACAGCAACAG GCAGTCATCAAGCAGTTTAGTGCAACTGGTTATGAAAGTTCAGATGTTATGGTCATTGATGAAATGGAGATGCAATTGCATCATCAACTGGACAAGTTGTATAAGTCTACCCGGGAGAAAAGG GATTTTCAGAAAGAGATTGTTAAGGCAGCTGAAACATTTACAGCTATAGGATACAAGCATATAGAAACAG GAACTAAATTATCAGAAGATTGCTGCAAATATGGAGTCGAAAATCCCAATGACGAGGTTTTAGCTAAGGCTGCTTCTATTTATGGCGATGCTCGTAAACATGCAGAGAAGGAGGTTGAAGATCTAAATAAACTACTCTTCAGTCAG GTACTGGAACCATTGAGAGCTATGGTAGCTGGTTCTCCCTTAGAGGATGCTCGTCATCTTGCTCAGCGCTACAGTAAAATGAGGCAAGAGGCGGAGATACAG GCAGCCGAAGTTTCTAGAAGACAAGCTCGGGTGAGGGAAGCTCCCATCCCGGAGAATGTGGCAAAGGTGCACGCGGCAGAAACTAAAATGCAGGAACTCAAAGCCAACATGACAATACTCGGTAAAGAAGCAGCAGCAGCATTAGCTGCTGTAGAATCACAGCAGGAGAGGCTTACATTTCAGAGGCTTGTTGCAATG GTTGAAGCAGAAAAGCTTTATCATGAGAGAGTTGCTGTTATTCTGGGTAACATTGAAGCTGAG ATAGTTTCTGAAAAGCAGCGAAAAGAGGCTGCTCCTCCTGTAGCCACACTTGCTGTAAACCCTCCGGCCCACATACCTGAGAAAACGAAATACTTTTTGGCCGAG GCTATTCATTCTTTTGAAGCTGAATCAGAAAAGGAGCTAAGCTTGTCTGTCGGTGATTATGTTGTTGTTCGTAAG GTGACTCAATCAGGGTGGTCAGAAGGAGAATGCCAAGGCAGGGCCGGTTGGTTTCCATCTGAATACGTGGAGAAACGACAAAGAGTACCTACTTCTAATGGAGCAACGGAAGTTTACTGA